The nucleotide window agatcagatcagatcatttactcagtcgtgtccgactcgttgcaaccccatgaatcgcagcactccaggcctccctgtccatcaccaactcccagagttcactcagactcacatccatcgagtcagtgatgccatccagccatctcatcctctgtcgtcaattgtttcaaatgaagttaaagacaactaagcGCTACTAGAGCCAGCTTGTGGAAAATACCAAACAAACTTTTTTGTCAACCCAATACTGCCAGAAAAAACCACTGCAGAGGATGAAGTATTATTAGGGATAAACTGAACTGGACTCTTCAGGACCTTCTTGGGTATatagcccccactccccaccctgtGTGTGTCCCCTGTGTCTTGAAGTAAAAGACTTTGCTTCAGGCCTCCCCTAAGTGTCAAAATCCTGGCTCCAGAGTTAATGATTATGAAATGTGATCATGTAGTAACAAAGAATAGCTGTTAGACTGGGAAACTGGTAATAACTTTGACTATAAATCAACCACATAGCAGAGTGATTAGACTCCTAGCTTCCTGAAAGATATAGATATAGCTCTGACACACATTCCTAAGTTGTTTGGATAGAAAGCTGACCCCTACCAGATGGAAACTGCTGACCACAGCACATAGTCCCAAGACCAGTtgaccagaaggttgatgatgctcaAAATTTCACCTTGATACCAAGCAATCTGATCATGCACAAGTTGATCATGCACCCTCTGGCCCGCCTTTTCATATCATCTTAAAAatccttccctgaaagccattagggagttcaggtcttttgagcaCGAGCTGCCTATTGCCTTTGCTTAGCACCCTGCAATAAATCCTGTGCTTTCTTTCACAACAATCTAATGTTCACAgattttcattgctgtgcactGGGCAAGTGGACCCAAATCTAGATCCAGTAATAGGAAAAAAGAGTCACTATATAATGAGAAAAGGTTCAGTTCtccaaaaatatgtaaaaatactaAACCTGCAAGTATCCATTAATACGGCTACAAAGTATATCAAGCAATTATTTCTTTATGAATGAGCACCCAAAACTTTGTTTCTTTGTCCTATCAATTCTTCACCTTGGGCCACTTCTTAGGTCCCATTTCTATtgtaaaaatacatgaaaaaataccAAGAGAAACTCTATTTTGAATTATAACCTGTGTGAGTTCATGAAGGAAATCAGTTTGGTCTCCTCAAAACAACTGCCCCTTGTTTACACATTCATGGAACAAGTTTTCATTCCAGAAATTAAAATCTCATCTATTCTTAGTATGTGGAATTCCACCCTATTAGTGCAGCAGAGTGGGCCTTCAGGTCCATCTGAAGAATTTATAGTGACTGTGAAAAGTAATTCTGTAATAAGCTACTAAAATTTATAAACACACATACTCTTCATCCCATGAGGCCCAGGCCTATGTCCTACAGAAATAAGATGTTAGTAAATATGAACATATGGAACTACTTGTTCATCAAAGCATCATCTTAAGGACAATAATCTGGTAAAACTAGAATGTACATGATAGAGGAATAGGCAAATAAATTCTTACATCATATGTCATCAAACTTAGGCAGCTAGAGAAAATGAATGTGAATATCCTTTAGAAACAGAGAGCCCCCTGACATATTTTCAAACTTGGGGAACtcaacaaattaaatatatttatatcaagaAATATAAACTAGTTCATCATTATTACATTAGAGTTTGGTCAGACAGTGAATATATATCACATGGCTTCTCAGCAAGTCAAAATGTATGCAAAGCCACTTTTCTTTGCCATATTTTCATCAAAGCTCTTTTCATCTCACTGTTTCGCAAGCTGTAGATCAGTGGATTCAGCAGAGGTGTAAGAAGAGAGTAAGCCAATGATGTCAGCTTCTTGGTTTCTGGGGAGTAGCCAGATTTGGGTTGTAAGTAAGTCATGCTTGCTGTGCCATAGAAGAGGGTAACAGATGTGAGATGGGAGGCACAGGTGGAAAAGGCCTTTTGCTTCCCAGTGGTTGATGGCATCTTCAGGATGGCAAAGAGAATTCGAATGTAAGACAAGAGTATCAACGAGAATGGAACAATAACTGTCAGAAGGGTACCAGTGAATGCATAGATCTCAAACAAAAAGGTGTCTGCACATGCAAGCTCTAGCACTGCTGGAGTTTCACAAGAGATATGATTAATTTCATTGGAGCCACAAAAGGGAAAACTAAACACCCATGTGGTCTGCACCGTAGCCACTGTGATCCCTGAGATCCATGAGAATGTAACTAATTGCATGAAAACCATTTTGTTCATAGTTACTGGATAGCTCAGAGGATGGCAGATTGCAGCAAATCGGTCAAAAGCCATTACCCCCAGAAGAAAACATTCAGTCACACCAAGAGTGAGTATGAAATACATTTGTACAAGGCAGCCCAAAATAGAAATCCTCATCTTCTCAGTGGAAAGGATCACCAGCATAACAGGCATAATGACCGCACTCATACCCATATCCACCACAGACAAGTTCTGCAGGAACAGGTACAAGGGGACGTGCAGGCTCTGTTCCAGGGAGATGACAATTATGATGATGGCATTTCCCATCAGAGTCACTAGGCaaaccaccaagaaagccccaaaGAGCTGCTCTTGGAGTTCAGGGAAGTTAGAAAAGCCCAAGAGGATGAATTCAACCACAGAGCTTTGGTTTTGCATTTTCATGTCATCAGTGGAGCATATATTGTTTTGAAGAACATAGTTATAAAACATATTGTATAAATTATAGTACTAAGTTACAGTCTAATAGCTCTGAGTCAGGGTCTGCAGTCACCCCAAACAATCTGGGCAGAAGATGAAAAAAGAAGCCCATCCTGATAGAAATTTAGCAATTTTGGCAAATTTCTAGATAGAAGCTTGGCGATTTTGGAGAATGACCAATTATTGTAGCTTAGAAATCCTATCTGATATACACAAAATAATGTCTAAGTTGTATTGTAACTTGCATACTAATAATTTggaatttaaatttaatgttaaaGTAAGCAGGAATATATTGTAACTTAGATGTCACTTATATAACATTTCTAAAGGTATCAcctattttcctaattttatgtaaatatgaaatttaagaCCACAAAAATAAAGTGTCCAGGCTCATATCTGCTTGTGCTGATGAGAAAGTTGAcacataaatgaaaagtaaatgtgGGCCAAGGCTATCATTTCATTCAAAAGGCTCTGGacagagaaatatttaaatattttcaaaaatggaaaagataagaCAATTTGAACTtccttaaatataaaattacagtAGGTTCTTACTGCTACAGAATTATATACTGACAGTGAAACTTATGTTACATATATTGTaccataataaaaatgttaacagattaaaaattttaattaaaaacatagtCTCAAGAAGTCACAAAAGGAACAAGATAACccacatataattttataaaattttaataagtcTAAGTATAACAAAGATGATATGCAGTTGTTATAACTATTGATTAGTTCAAAAGGACTGTGTATGGCTTGGTTAAATGTGACAACACTGCAGAAAGACACAAggagggtttatttctgaggtTCCTGCCTTCGGTGATCCATAACTATGTGAATTTGCTTTACACTTGATTTTTGCTCAGACTGTACCTGGACAAATACATAGAAATTTGTCCAGAGGAGAAATTGGTGGGGGGGACAGTTCTCATTGGTATATCCTTGTAATCATATGTTTTAAGGAAATGTTCATGTTTTACTCATTGTAAacttataatttaaaagtttccCTTCTAGTTCCCTTTTGctgtcctctctttcttccttcctattAAATTTCTCATCAAAGTGTTCAATTAATCATTAATTATTCAACCAACATTGATTGACCATCTGCCATTTTTAAGCCTCCATGCTCCAAGGCACACTTTGGACACCAGAGCTCAACAGAGAGCACAACCTAAAATGGGAAACAAGGCCTCACTCCCTAAGCCAGTAGTTCTAACTCCTACCTCTCATACCATGCTCTATTTTTTCATTATCTCCTACAGACATTTTATTTACTACttttatatatacatctatacagACATGGacatatatacagacatatacatatatatgtgtatagataCACAATAattctttcattaaatataaaCTCCAGGAGGGCAAAGattatgttttatattaagaATGCCTACAACAGTTTCTGACCCATAACAAATGCAAAACCAATTTTTTcttgaacaaatgaaaacaaaatttaggaAAATGCAGACTCTGCCTTTAAGGAATATTCTATCTACTTGACAAGCTAAATCAGTATAAACACTATTGGGCAACAAGATTAATTACAATGGTCTTAGAGTTTTCAATGAGGAAAATGTTAGTCTAAATGAGGAGAGATGAAAAACTACATCACAAGAAGTCAGAGGTGGAAGGGCAATTAGACAGGAGGAAGGCCGACTTACTCAAGTCAAAATGTAATTGATGACAACTTAGCACTAGAATGGAGGCCTTCTAGGTTTCTGTGATAGTTTGAAAACCAGGGAATGACATCTGTGGGAAATGAGGAATCCAGAAAGACAGAAGGAGCAattgaaaacataaaatgttGCCTTGGGTACCAATCATTAAAATATCAGCAGACAGCCATGGTGGGTTGACTTATATATATCTGAATTTGCCTATAGTCTTGTATTAAAATCAAATATCTGTATCAACCATAGTAATTATATTTTGGTTGTCAAAAATCAcctaaatcaataaaaataggaTCGAATATTTAAACCCATTTCtagttggggaaaaaagagaaatatgtattcagctaaaaattttaaaagtggatAAGCACTGAAAATAGAAAACTTGGAGTATCATATAAACAAAGTGGAAAACCTGTAAAGGACtaattaaaagaatatatgaaacaaaatgttCACGATGGAAAGAGCAACAAACCATCAGTGCTCCACATTTTCTCTGTAACTTAGAACATCCTAATGCTCTCTTGATTATTCTCTGACATGGAATACTTAGGAAGATCATGTCAACCTTCCAGGTGAAAAAGGTTGGAGTTGGACTTATTTACCAAGTTCCTTCCCAGTTGCAATCTTCTAAGTTTTCAGGATTAGTGCATTCCAAGTACACATGTCTATTGCCCCAACTTattctctgaaagaaaaaagaaattgagcaGCATCAACACCAAAGTGTCTTACTTATTCAAATGCTTTATCTGTGTCTAGTAATTCCTGAGCACTGAGACATAACTTCAATGGTATCTCTATCAGTAGAAGATGAACTACAAATGGAAAACCCACTAACAAGCACACAGCAGAACCTTTACTTCCTTACCTATAGACTCTGACAATAAAGTTCACTATTTTGTCAGAAGTTTCACGTCTAGTCAGAAGCCACCTTCCCAtaaacacaactcagtgactgtgTACTTCGCACTGAATCTGGAACATTATGACACTGAATCATATGCCCCAGAGAATCCATCCCTGGAGGACTTGCAGTCAATTTGTATGTGCTTCCTCAGGTCTTTGCACAATAGCTAAAGAGGCTTGAACTTGGGCCTTCAGTTGAGAAAGCTCAAGAGAGCTAAACCTGGAGCACCACTCCCTCATATTCCTATAGGGAACAAGCGCCTCCTCACACAAGATTCAGTGTCACCATGACATCTCCCAATAGCAGATAGAAACAAAGACTAAATAAAGGTTTTAACTGGGGAAAGAAGAGCATGGTGGGGTGAGGGCATGAGGAAAGGCAGGTGAGCCAGAGGGTGAGGAATGATTGGGTAGAACATACAGTTCATGCAGGGCCTAATACAAGCGAGGTCAAGAAAATGGAAGCCTCTTTGTAAAAAGCCTGGGTACCCTCCCACCTACCCTTTCAACCAAGAATTTTTTGATCATATGTACTAGAAATGTACAGCCACTTTAAATTGTTTAGAAAAATATCATTACAAATGATTTCAAACAGACCTTTTAAACTGGGAATCAAAAGGCCTACACTTGTTTGTATAATTTAAGCAAATACTTTAACCTCCCAAATTCCattattttctctgtaaaataatCACAAATTATTGATTTCACTGAGTATGTGTGGAAATCAAGGGCCTAAACTATCTTGAACAATGAGACCATTGGCTCAGTTGCAAAAGAGTGAAGAGATTAATGAATCTGCAGGCTGGGCTTTGTTCAGAACCAAATGATGAGGCCAGAATGAAGGTTCCCTTTGTAtacctctttgtgtgtgtgtgtgttgtatactTCTTATTGCTGCTTTTCTTGAGCAGTTTGCTCTATTCTCTAAGGAAGCTTACCCCTCTTGGCAGCAATGAATTTGCCAACAACACTTTGAAATTCATTCAATCTAATCTGTGTCCAGTGGGAAATGTACCACGTATGCTGAGGAGAGGGGATTTTCATCACAGAATCCAATTCAAGGATCCCTCTTATATCATTCATTATGGTGGGATAACACCCCAAGCACAAATGTGTCAAGTTCACCAGGCATAGGGAGGTCTGCTTAATACGTACTTTGAGTGATTCATACCCAATCAATCCCATCACAgggatccttttttaaaaacacaatcagGTTTCTATCTCCACAACTCATTTTTGGCAGAAATAGTTGTCCATAAAGACTGTTTtctgccaaaatttaaaaaaaattttaatgcaaagGATGTTTTGCCCATTTACTAATATCTCTGGAGCAGAAACTAAGGACAGTAGGAGCTCCTGTAACGCAATTCAATGAAAGGGTCCTTCTCTATTCacagttgtttagtcacaaagtcctgtccaactcagTAGCAACATTAAAATTAGAAGCAAGCATTAAAGCTTCCAAATGttgcaaaatgagaaattaatcaTGCTGGAAAGGTCACAAGTTATGGTCTGCCTCAGCAACCATAGAAAATATGCTCATTTATTTACCATATTGGttcccacaggaaaaaaaattatctattgtTAATAAGAAAGGTATCAGGGGCATTTTAGGCCAACAAAGGGAAATTTagaaaatgtcttaaaaactGTGGTCTACAAGTGAAAAAGATATGAATATTATCAAGTAAGACTTTAGGAAGtttccatggagttctctagtcACCAACATTGGATAAATATGTAGAACAGAAACAAGAGAAATTctgttttgaattataatttgtGTGAGTTCCTTAAGTAGAATGGTTTGGTCTCCCAGAAtaactcaactttctttacatgTTCATGGGATAGGTTTTCACTCTAGAGATTAAATCTCATCTGTTTGTTGGTCTCTTGAAGTTCTACTTCAGTAGTTCACCAGAGTGGGACTTCAGATCAGTCAAAAGGAGTTACAAAGATTTTGAAAAGTTATTCTGTAACAGCTATTAAAATCTATAACTACACATATTCTTCATCCCCTCAAGCTTAATTTGAGCAATCTatcatacagaaataaaatgtcaatACATATGAACCTATGGA belongs to Bos indicus x Bos taurus breed Angus x Brahman F1 hybrid chromosome 15, Bos_hybrid_MaternalHap_v2.0, whole genome shotgun sequence and includes:
- the LOC113905114 gene encoding olfactory receptor 10A3-like — translated: MKMQNQSSVVEFILLGFSNFPELQEQLFGAFLVVCLVTLMGNAIIIIVISLEQSLHVPLYLFLQNLSVVDMGMSAVIMPVMLVILSTEKMRISILGCLVQMYFILTLGVTECFLLGVMAFDRFAAICHPLSYPVTMNKMVFMQLVTFSWISGITVATVQTTWVFSFPFCGSNEINHISCETPAVLELACADTFLFEIYAFTGTLLTVIVPFSLILLSYIRILFAILKMPSTTGKQKAFSTCASHLTSVTLFYGTASMTYLQPKSGYSPETKKLTSLAYSLLTPLLNPLIYSLRNSEMKRALMKIWQRKVALHTF